The Opitutaceae bacterium nucleotide sequence GTGCCGCCGTGTAGAGCAGGGCGATGAAGAGCAGGGCCCAGAAAGCCGAATAGCGTGCTGCCCGGACGGACTTGACCGTGTAAAAGCGCACGATGACGTGGGGAAGGCCGGCTGTTCCCACCATCAGGGCGATCGTGATGAAAAGGACATCCTGGATCGGCTTGTTGGCAAAGGGCGTGGTGTATTCGGCAAAGCCGAGATCGACCTGGAGCTGATTGAGCCGCTCGACGATGTCGCTGGTCGTGAAGGCGATCTGGGGCACGGGATTGCCGGTCAGCATCCAGGCGAGTGCCACTGCCGGGATGAGATAGGCGATGATCAGCACGGTGTATTGGGCGACCTGGGTCCAGGTGATCCCTTTCATGCCGCCGAGAACCGCGAAGAATGCCACGATGATCATTCCGATGATGACACCGTGGTTGATGTCGACCTGAAGAAAACGGCTGAAGACGATGCCGACCCCTCGCATCTGGCCCGCCACGTAGGTGACGGAGACAAATACGGCGCAGATGACGGCGACCACTCGCGCGACCTTCGAGTAGTAACGGTCGCCGACGAAATCGGGGACGGTGTACTTGCCGAATTTCCGCAGGAATGGGGCCAGGAGCAGGGCGAGCAGGACATACCCGCCGGTCCATCCCATCAGGTAGATCGACCCGTCGTAGCCGAGGGTCGAGATCAGGCCGGCCATCGAAATGAAGGATGCGGCCGACATCCAGTCGGCCGCCGTGGCCGCCCCATTGGCGATCGCGGGCACGCCTTGACCGGCCACATAGAAGCCCGAGGTGTCCCTGACCCTTGCCCACCAGCCGATATAGAGGTAAACGAAAAAGGTCAGGCTGACCAGGAGGTAGGTCCAGGCTTCGACTGTCATTTCTCAGCGTCCTCCCGGTCTTTGCCGTAGCGGTGGTCGAGGGTGTCCATCCGCCGGGCGAAGATGTAGATCAGCGCCACGAATACGAGGATGGATCCCTGTTGCGCCATCCAGAATCCGGCGGGCAGTCGGCCGACAGAAAAAGCGTTGAGCGGTCTGACGAAGAGGATGCCGGCTCCGATCGAGACGAGAGCCCAGATGGCGAGAAGGATGAGAATGAGGCGGATGGTGGAACGCCAGTAGCCGTTTTCGGGTGGGGGCACGGGGTAGGGGGGACAGGGAGTGGGGGGAGACCGGGACGGAGCGGAAACTTGAAAAGATTCGCGGAACGGCGCAATGCTCTTTTCTTTCTGCCGTTCAAAACCTTTCCGTTCATGCCGCACTCCCGCCGCTTCTACTACAAACAGCTCCGCCGCCGATTGGCAGAGGGGTTTGAGCGGCTGACTCTCGGGCAGTTGCGTCAGTTCTATTTTCTCGCCCTGATGGTCGGCATTTTGAGCGGTTTGTCGGCCGTGGCTTTTCACAAGTCGATCGATTGGATGGATCACCATCTGATCAAACGGGCCTCCATCGCCGACGGGCCATGGGTCTGGATCGGTTTGATCCTGTTGCCGGCGTTGGGCGGGCTGCTTGCGGGATTTCTCGTGCGCTACTGGGCGCCGGAGGCGGCGGGCAGCGGCATCCCTCAGACCAAGGCGGCCTACTACATCAAGTTCGGACGGATCCGATTCCGGACCGCGGTCAGCAAATTCGTTCTGGGCGCGCTGAGCATCGGCACGGGCAGCAGTCTGGGGCGTGAGGGACCGACCGTGCAGATCAGCGCCGCCCTCGCTTCATGGCTCGGTCGCTGGCTGGGTCTTCCGCCCAAAATCGTCATGCGCCTGATTCCCCTCGGGGCGGCCGGCGGGATCGCAGCGGCCTTCAATACGCCGCTTTCCGCCATCATGTTCGCGATCGAGGAGATCATGGGCGACCTGAAGCACCGGGCTCTTGCGGCGATCGTTCTGGTTGCGGTCATCGCCGCCGTCATCGAGCGGGGCCTGCTGGGCTCGAGTTCGCTCTTTGCGGTGCCCAGTCACGTGGATTTCCGGCCGATCGAGTTGATCTGGAGTCTCTTTCTCGGGATCCTCGCCGGGGTGTTTTCGCATCTCTTCGTCGGCTTGCTGTTGCGGATCCGACAGAGGGTGCGGCAGGTCCGGGGACGATTTACCTGGGCCTTGCCGGCTGTCGGCGGTCTCGCCACCGGATTGATCGGAACGGCGGTGTTTGCCTGGTCCGGTCATCTCGGGATCTTCGGAATCGGCTACGAGGATCTCTCGCTCGCTCTCTTCGGCAAGCTCGGGCTCGCGCTGCTCATCGTCCTTTTCATCGGCAAATTCCTCGCCACGGTCCTGTGCTACTCGACGGGAGGGGTCGGAGGCATCTTCGCCCCGACGCTTTTCCTCGGCGCCATGCTGGGTGGCGCACTGGCCACCGGGCTCGATCTGATCCCGGGGATTCCGCCGATCCAGACCGGTTCGCTTGCCCTGATCGGGATGGGGGCGATGTTTGCCGGGATCATCCGGGCTCCGGTCACCTCGATCCTCATCATTTTTGAGCTGACCGGGGATTACGCGCTCATCCTGCCGATCATGCTGGCCAATCTGATTGCCTACGCACTGGCCTCCCGCTGGCGGAAGATCCCGATCTATGAAGCCCTCCTGCTGCAGGACGGCATCAATCTCCGTCAGTTCCCGATCCTTCGCCCGACCGCCAACTGGCAGAACCTTCCGGTCAATACGATCATGACAAACGACGCGGTGACCCTGCGCAAGGACGAGATGCTGCCCGAAGCGTTTGCGGAGATCAAGGGCCGGACCTTCATGCTCTTCCCGGTGGTTGACTCAATGGGCCGCTACAGCGGCATGGTTCATCGAAAG carries:
- a CDS encoding sodium:solute symporter family protein, with translation MTVEAWTYLLVSLTFFVYLYIGWWARVRDTSGFYVAGQGVPAIANGAATAADWMSAASFISMAGLISTLGYDGSIYLMGWTGGYVLLALLLAPFLRKFGKYTVPDFVGDRYYSKVARVVAVICAVFVSVTYVAGQMRGVGIVFSRFLQVDINHGVIIGMIIVAFFAVLGGMKGITWTQVAQYTVLIIAYLIPAVALAWMLTGNPVPQIAFTTSDIVERLNQLQVDLGFAEYTTPFANKPIQDVLFITIALMVGTAGLPHVIVRFYTVKSVRAARYSAFWALLFIALLYTAAPALAAFARFNLITSLHDRPIEEIQATDWVGKWENTGLLKFDDKNGDGRIQLSADSALSEVTIDRDIIVLSTPEVAALAPWVIALVAAGGLAAALSTASGLLLVISSSIAHDLYYRLVNPRATEKQRVLVGRFMILVAVFIAGWFGIHPMGFVAQVVAFAFGLAAASFFPIIVLGIFDKRTNRAGAITGMIVGLGFTTFYITAVKYFGMTPWLGISAEGIGTAGMLLNFAATLTVSRLTTPPPQEIQDMVESLRSPDHPGLAAILDEESVEFH
- a CDS encoding chloride channel protein, with translation MPHSRRFYYKQLRRRLAEGFERLTLGQLRQFYFLALMVGILSGLSAVAFHKSIDWMDHHLIKRASIADGPWVWIGLILLPALGGLLAGFLVRYWAPEAAGSGIPQTKAAYYIKFGRIRFRTAVSKFVLGALSIGTGSSLGREGPTVQISAALASWLGRWLGLPPKIVMRLIPLGAAGGIAAAFNTPLSAIMFAIEEIMGDLKHRALAAIVLVAVIAAVIERGLLGSSSLFAVPSHVDFRPIELIWSLFLGILAGVFSHLFVGLLLRIRQRVRQVRGRFTWALPAVGGLATGLIGTAVFAWSGHLGIFGIGYEDLSLALFGKLGLALLIVLFIGKFLATVLCYSTGGVGGIFAPTLFLGAMLGGALATGLDLIPGIPPIQTGSLALIGMGAMFAGIIRAPVTSILIIFELTGDYALILPIMLANLIAYALASRWRKIPIYEALLLQDGINLRQFPILRPTANWQNLPVNTIMTNDAVTLRKDEMLPEAFAEIKGRTFMLFPVVDSMGRYSGMVHRKGITNVVEAHPERTVGDVLITPEIPICHPDQPIREVVGLFVKSAHTTLPVISRVQPGRLLGVVTLHDITRQQFLNESQGE
- a CDS encoding DUF4212 domain-containing protein; translation: MPPPENGYWRSTIRLILILLAIWALVSIGAGILFVRPLNAFSVGRLPAGFWMAQQGSILVFVALIYIFARRMDTLDHRYGKDREDAEK